The following is a genomic window from Kogia breviceps isolate mKogBre1 chromosome 4, mKogBre1 haplotype 1, whole genome shotgun sequence.
GTAATTTACCTGGTTAAAATTATCACAGGGAAGAGAATCACTCCTCTTAATGGGGGAAGAGTTAATCGCTGATGTAGATGTGTATGAGTCATGTCCACagcaagctttttatttttatttttatttttattgtttggctgcaccgggtctttgttgctgcgcgtgggctttctctagttgcagtgagcggggggggggggggggggggggctactttttcattgcggtggcttctcttgttgaggagcacgggctccaggcgcgcaggcttcggtagttgtggctcacgggctctaggcatgcaggcttccatagttgtggcgcacgggcttagctgctccggggcatgtgggatcttcccataacagggctcgaacccatgtcccctgcattgtctggcggattcttaaccactgcgccaccaggggaggcCCCACAGCAAGCTTTTTAATACAATTGTACATTTCCTCTAAGGAGGATGGaagctgttctttttttaaaaaaaatatttattttggctgcactgggtcttagttgcagcacatgggatctttagttgtggcatgcagactctcagTTGCagcctgcatgtgggatctagctccccgaccagggatcgaacctgggtcccctgcactgggatcttggagtcttacccactggaccaccagggaagtccctggaggttGTTCTTGAGCATGTGTTACTTACCTAATGGAGACCAGGGTATGGGTAACAGACATATGACCTGTGtttactgagtgccaggcacAGTTGTAAACACTTTGCAGGTATTAACTACCACCTTACAAGGTATGCACTGTTAGtatcttgatttttaaagtgaggaaactgaagcttagagaaacTGTAAGTAACATGTACAGGCCTCACAGCTAGTAATTCTCAGAGTCAGGATGGCATCCTGTTGctcttttccattacagtgtCCTGTTGCAGAAAAGCAAGGTGGTCTCATCTCAGCTCTTTATTCATTtaatgaccttaggcaagtcacccAAGTCTCCAAGCTCCATCTCCCTCTCTGTGAAACTGGCAGTACATATCCTACAGGctgtggagaggaaggaacacagGGAATGAGAAGGTAAAGTCGTCTGTGAACTGCAACACCATCCTGAAATATTACCAGGAGTGCCGAGTTGGTCCCAAAGGGATATCTGGCTGCATTCCAAAACCAAATATCTCTGATTCGTGACGTTGTTCTACATGATCACCATTCTTTTACCATGTTAGTATCTGTATATATAAACAACAACATTGACTCTACTAGGAAAAATGTTTCCCCACAAAAGGAAAATAtcgctttatttaaaatatcacaatGCCGTTCTTAATGCACTTTCCTCTAGCATCCCTGCCCCACAACTTCCAGTCTTAAACAAGCAGTCATTCAGCCTTCTGGACTGAAAGCACCCTTCCACACACAGTTTTAAAGCTGGGCCTACCCAGGACCcatatttccccccttttctttgccttttcctggAAGAAATTATTTGACCTTTTTAAATGGTTTAATAAATAGACTCTGTCGCTCTCCAGATAGTTTTTTGCCTTGAACCTCTATGGCTGGCGTCACCTTTCCAGAACTGCCACACCTCTGGACTTGAACCTGTGGAGCAGAGATGAACTCAGATATTACTGCAGGAAAGAGGAAATAAGGAAGAGATagtgagagagggaggaggaggagagagagagagatgtctgGACCTCTCCTCaagaaggggaggaaaaagtCCTCCTAGTGAGAAGTCAGTGCTGACTTAAGTTTCAAAGACAACAGGTAAACACCCAGCATGACTGTCTGTCTAAACTGTAGCTAGGCTGTGACAGTAACGCTACGGGGTCGTTGGGAAGACTGCTTTACAGCATTTCACCTCTTCTCTCTGCGGTCCTCAACCACATTTGACCTAAATGTCCTCATAAGCTTCTGAATTACACGTGACTGAACAGCAAGATAATTTGTTCCCGTGAGGATTCCTGAGGTTCACGCCAGCCTCTCGCCGAAGTACGTGGTGTGAGGAGCAGGCTGCTCCAGCCAGACTGCGCGTCGCTTTGGGCACCACGGAACCTTGCTTCCCTACTGTTTCCAATTTACAGTCAGAAGGTAAAAAGTGCACTAATTGCATCCATATTAGgaacggcgggggggggggggggcgatgaGGCGAGTAGGAGAGGCGGGAGGCCCCGGGGCTGCCAGTTGCCAGGCAACAACCGCGCTCTGCTCAATCGGGGCGGGGCGCTGCAGGCCTCAGGGCTGGGGGCGGGACCAGCAGGCGGCGGGGCGCAGGCTGCTTGGGGAGGTGCGGACAGAAACCCCAACAGAGACCCAAGAAAGCCTCTTTTCCACCGTGGGGAACTACGTAAGGCTCTTTTTGATACTGATCCTCGAGATCAAcacccccagcctccccctccccactcctcatTAGCCAACGACTTTCGAACTTTCGAAGGCCTAGTGGCAAAGGAAAGGGAGCCAACCTTCCCATAACTGGCGGGCCAGGATTTCTTTCTGACAGACACAAAGGCTTAGCTCCAGCCTTCAGGTCCAACAGGGACACTGCTCAGGACAAGGCAACGTCCCTGTGGCTAGCCCAGAGGGCCTGGTAGCTGGGGAGGCTGCGGGTGGTAAAGCGTGGCTAGAAGCTTTCATCATGAGGAAAATAGTGCCCTCTGCTGGCCGTGTCCAGGAGGGTGGAATTCACCGGACTTCTGGTactggcccccaccccacccctagtCTTAGTCTGTGGTGCCAATATCGAACACCTATGCTGAGCTCATTCTTGCCCTCTGACGGAATAACGTGGTGTGGAAGGGAGATAAactggggcaggaaggagagaggcaaAATGGAAGGACAGGCGCAGGAGTTGTGGCCCTACTTTTGTGGGCTCTCTCGATCTGGTAGAGACAAGCACAGAAGCCTCATATTTCCCCATGGCAAAAACCAGCAAAGAACCAAAGTGCAGTTTAACCAGACAATGGCAGACGCTGCTTCTCATGCCCATCCCGGGCTGGGAGTGTTTTGTCTGAAATACACAATTTCCACTGGCCTAATGGACGACGTTAAGTGTGTTTCTATGTATATCACAATGGGAGAATGCAATGGGGGCTGTACAGGGCAAAAGCCAGAAATAAGTAGATTCCATCCAGAACGCGTCTTGAAGCGAGCTGCCCTGCTAGGCAGAGGATCTTAGAGCGGAGGCCCCGCCCACAGCGttcaaaggagaaaagcaaagcatAATGTTAGAATCAGCAGGAGCCCCATATGTTTTTTATAAAAAGGCACAATGTGAGCATTGTTCTGTGCTCAATAGCGCGACTGTTTATAACTAATGCTTTTGGTATGAATACGACCATTTAAAATTCCCAACCAGTTGCACTTAGTGACAATATGCATCAGAAAACGAGCCCAGAAGCAGAGATTTCTCACTTTGAGGTCTGCTGGCTttagatacacatacacatgccTATCAATGTGCCCAGCTTCCAAAAATACACTGAACATTTACATGAACAATGTTCTTGTCCCTGGCCTTAGCAGCTACAAACACTAAgacagattttcaatgtatatTTGAGAACTGAAAATTGATTCTATGTACACAGGAATGACACACAAACAGAGGGGTGTGTCCTGTTTCATACCACTCTAGCCCTTAACTCCCAACCTCCCAACCGTAGCCCATCCCCAAACTGGCATCTCCAGAACACAAGAAAAGCTGCCTCTGCATCTCCTCAGCACCACCCCCACAATAATAGGTCTCCAGGTCCCCCGTGACTCACCTTCAGCTCCCATCCCCCCAACTGCCCTCCTTAAGCCTGGGTGACCTACTGGGGACTCCAAAGGAAAGGCGGATAAATTCAGTTTATCCAATTATCCAACATaattggaagaggaagaaagttcTTTCTGGGTCTTGGAATGAATGTCCCCAAATGTCCAAGTGTACTTGACATTCACCAGGGTTTTTAGGCAGCAAAGCATCTGAATCCATTTTCCATTTGGGGAAGTTCCCTATCCCTTGAGTCTTGAAGGGAGGCAGTCCCCCACTTCCACTATACTACTCATGTCGGGGGCTTGGGTAAAAACCAGCAAAAGAGACCTGGCCTCAGCCAATCAGGCCTAGGCTTTCGTGGTAATAATGCAGTCACCAGAATAGTTAGGGACTACTGGTGACAACATCTGCTTGGCCCCTCCAGTTTTCAAGCCTGTTTCTTCAGTCTTTCTAGGGATCCCCAGGCCTGAGTGATGTCCTCCAACAAATCTCTCTTCTGCTCTAGTCTGGCAGGTGTCTGTAGTTTGCAAACAAGATCCCTCCTCCAAGCCAGGCTCCAGGTGATACGCACACTTCTCACATCAATTTTTTATTGAGAGGAAAAAAGTGGCCCTTTTGCATCTTAAGTTGGAGTGCTCCTCTGACTTGTCTCCTCTCCCTCCAACCAACACTGACCGAAAAGGGGGAATACTGCAGACTTTAAAATTCATAAGTTAATTACCAAATAATCCGCAAGACTTGGGCAAGGCCACATGAGAACACTCGGAAAAAGTACCTCAGGAGGGCCGGGCCTTGGGTCCTCCCCACCCCAAGGGAAAAGCACCGAATAAACCAGAGTCATCCCACTCACATGGGTGAGAGGCAGGGACAATGCTCCTCACCCTCACCCCCTGTAACTAgatgaggggaggggggaagggcggTTTATCCGGAGGACGGGTGGCCGGCGGCCAGGCCGGCCTGGGAGTCGCAGGACGACGGTCAAGGTTGGTCCTGACTGTGTCCAGTTGGTCCTGAAGGAGGCGGACCCGCTCGTCCACGCTGCGCTGCTGAGCCAGGACAGCGGCCTTGCCGACCAACAGGGCGCGATAGGCGCGCAGCTTGTCGGCGGGCAGTGCGCGCGCCAGCACCTCGCGCAGGGCCCGCTCGCGCCGCGCCACATGCTGCTTCAACTCCTTGGCGTCTTCCTGCTGCCGCTGCAGGAGCCCCAGTCGCTGCAGCAGAGAGGCCTGGAGCCGCGGGGCGTGGGCGCCGTGAGCGGGGCGAGGGTGCCGCCACTCCCGGGAGGCTTCCAGCCGGAGCCCTCAAGGCCCTcaccgcccctccctcccccagcccaaaCCCGTTACCTGCTCGTCAGGGTCGCCGTCTGCGCCCGCCCGGGCCAGGGCACGGTGCACGCGGTCCAGGCGACtgcccagcagcagcaggaggccaAGCACGCGCTCTAGGTCTGCCATGAACCGGCTGAACCGCTCGAGCTCGTGGGGTGCACAGGCCTGGCCGACCGCGGCCTCCAGAGCAGCCCCGCGCCTGGCCCAAGCCTGGGCCGCTCCCTGCAGCTGCTTCTGCTCTGCCTGAAGCTCCCGTAGCGTCTTTTGGAGGAGGTCCGCCAGCTCCACCTGCAGGGAGGGCATGGGTACTTAAGTCTGGAGGCAGGGCCCTGACTTAGCCCAGCCTCTAATAGTCCCTCCACACTCACTTTCTTGGCTTGGATGCTGTTATTTGGCTCGGGGAGACCCGGGCCGCATGGCTCGTCAGGCACAGTGTGGGTGGTAAGGTTTTCAAGGCTTGTCTCCTCCTGAGAAGCTGGCAGGCGCTGGGTGGAGTTAAGTAGGTAAGAGCTGGGGACAAAACCAGAGTTTCTTAGGTCGTCCTGCCCCAGGCTGCAGGGGCTTAGAATCCCCTGAGTCCCTGGTACCCCTCACTCACCCTGACTCAGAAGTACCAGCTGCTTCCTCTCCAGCCTCTCCACAGGCTGGTGTCATTGCAGCCCAGACCTCAGCTAAAGGAATCAGCCCATCCAGCAGGCCCAGGGATGGCTCTGGGCTGGGATAGGAGGTGAGAGTGTCACTCAGAGAGGGATCCAATCTGGCCAGCTCCTGAACCAGCTCCTCAAGACGTGGACTGGGCCATGTTGACCTGGAACCAGTCTGGCCAGTGCCCCAATCCAGGGCAGTGTGGTCAGAAGGCCCTGGGGTATCATTGCCTGGAGGTCTCAGGGCATCACCTGGGAGAGGTTTGAGGGGGTCAGTCTCTGCAGCTGTGGGGGGATCAGTGGTCAGCAGTCCAGTGGGGTCCAAGCTTGCAGTCCCAGGGGGACTACAGCATGTAGGCCTGGAGACACTCACAGAACTGTTTACCCCCTGCCAACAGTCATCCGCCCCTGCAGTCTCTGGGTGCTCGTGGAGGGGCTGCTCTGAGGGGATTATAGCCTGGTCAGCCCTCTGACCCAAGCCAGCTCCGTACTGCTGGTCAGAGGCATGGACACTGGAAGTGGAAGAGACACTAAATCAGAAAAAGCTCTAGCCAAAGATAAATGGTGGCCTCCAAGGGCCATCCACCTCCCCCACCTCACCACCCTGGCTCCCAACCACCAGCCAGGAGAGGGTTCCCTGCTCCTCCAGCATTTTGTAGATGTGTGTAGGAAGGGGGTATCTCACTCTGCTTGAAAGCCTGAGGGAATTCACCTGTTTGGGAGCCCCAGGGGAGCATGGGAGTCTGCAGGTAATCTCATTCTGACCAGTGGGGCTTCTTCCAGGAAAACTTCATCATCAGGAAGGGATGGGAGCCGGGCAGACACAATGCAGTTCTCTGAGGCCCTCTGCTCACAGTCAGAGGGACTGCTCTGGGGGCCCTCTGAAGAACACACCACTGCAACTTCCTTCTGAGTCAGGAACCTGGAAGCAGGGACCCCACACTGACCACAGGGACCAGGAAGGAAGATTCTGGTTCTGCACCAGAGAGACAGTAGGTTGTTGGGGGTGGGATTAGGGTAAGTGGTTTGCAAAAGACAGAAGGCTCAAACTGAGGGTGAGTGGGAGGCCCTCTTCTTTCTTGAGCAAGAGCTATGAAAGCTGCCTACCCCCAGCTTTCAGTCCCCAGAGTGGGCCATGTCTCTCACCTGGAAAATTTGGTCTGAAACAACGGTCTGGGGGTTTCTGCTCCTTGGGGAACAGCCTGGAAAGGCAAGCAGTTGGATGAAATGTTGCTCAAGTTTTCAAGCTTCTGGATGCCCCCAAGCCAAGCTTGCAGCCCCTATCTTCCATACCTGGGCAATGGGCATGACCCCTCCTGGACTTCCCCAGGGGGACAAGACTTCCCCCGAAGCGCTCCGACTCCGACCGGCAGGCCTATAGGCATTGCTGAGCCTCAAGGACCGGGGTTTCGGGTCCTCTATGCTTCGGGGCTGGGTCGCAGGCAGCCATCTGATCTGGTGACCTTCGAACTCTGCCAGCGTCCGCTGCTGCCATTCCCGGCGCTCCGGCCTGGCGAGGCCAGAGCTGGAGCGGGCCTCCCCCGAGCATTCCCCAACCAACCCACCGCCCCGACCCACGCGATCCAGCTTTCCCGGCTCTGAGAAGCACCACTTCCGCTGCTGGTTGGCGAGGCGTCCCCTGCCGGCGGTTCCCGGCGCGGGAGTCCCGGGGCGCGCCGGCTCCGCTTGCCCGCCGGGGTGGCTGAGCAAGGCGGAGCGCGGGTGCGCGGCGGAGGGCCGCGCGGGGGCCGCGGGCCGCAGGCGGGCGGGCAGGCTCATGCGGAGCTCCTTGCGCTGGAAGGACGTCTCCCGGAGCACTCGCCGCTGCGCGCCCTGCAGCCGCTGGCGGTAGGCGGCCCGCGACGCGGGCGGACTGGGCGGCTCGGCTGCCCGCGCCGCGGCCTCCGCCTCGGCCGCCAGCGCGTACAGCAGCGGGGTGGTCTGGCGGCTGAGCGGCCCCGGGGTTCCCCGGATCTCGGGGGGACGAGGCCCACTGCGTGCGGCGGCCGCGGGCCGGGGCTGCGGGGAGGTACGAAGCCCGGCGttgggggccgggccgccccacACCACGCGCACGTAGTCCCAGTCCAGGTAGGGAAGTTGGTGGGTCGCCGGCGACGGCGTGCGCGGCTCAGGACCGCCTGAGGCGGCGGAGAAAGAGCTGTAGGCCGAGTCGACGCGCGCGGACAGCCGCCGCAGGTCCAGGCTGCGAGTGGACGAGGCCGGCGAGGCGCAGTCGCCTCCAGGACCCAGAGCCTCCATGGCTGCACGGACGCGGGCAGAGGCTGGCCAGCTCTGTGGGGCCTGGAAAAGCATAGACGGGGTGGTGGGTGAGGCGGTCCGGGTTAGAGTTAGGACAACCTTCTGTCACCTCCAACACGGACATGCTTACACATCCCCTTCCTAGTCTCACGACCCTTATTAGCGCTGGGACACACACCGCCCCCCCCAACCTCCCTAGTCTGGAATGGCAAGGGCAGTAGGACCAGGGGAACAACTCTGGAGATTGAGGGCCTTAGCTCAGTCGAAGGAACTGGCGACTAGCGCATCCCCCGCTGGGGCTCTTCTGGCCCGTAGccccggcctctaccctggcacCTCCTGGAGCTCCGAGAATGTACCCATGCTCCTGCCCTCCCCAACCCTGTCCCACCCTGGCTGCTTCCTGGCTGCTTTGTTAGCTTCTCCATGTGATCTTTCCCTGATAAACAATGGTCAAGAACGATCTGAGATCACAGGGGAGACAAGAAAGGATGGGGAAAGACCCAGGTCAGGTGGCAGGGGCAGCTTCacagccttcctccctccctctgggccAGTTATGTTCCAGGtgctttgaataaatatttatcttgAACCGCACAACTGCtgtctgcattttacagatgaggacactgaagttCTGAAGGGGGAATGATTTGCCCAGAGgcacacagctggtaagaggcAGAGAGCCCTGCCTGGAATCTGGGCCTGCCTCCAAACTTACTGCAGCCAGAATCAATTTCCTAGAAGCAAACCCTGCTGAAAGGCAGTTCACCTCCAGCCCCCAAGGGCCTGAGCCTCCAACAAAGCCCAGCCTCCACTATGGGAAACAATCGCCCCCCACCCCTTCAAAATACTGGCAGATTCCAGGATAATATGGCCCCTGCTTGGGAACCTCTCTGCCTTTTGTCTAGGAATGACGGGCTCACCCCCTCTTTGTCCTGCCACTCTTGCTCCTCCTATAGGGCTCAGCTTAGAGGTCTCCTGACCCTCTGGAATCCCTACAGTGTCCTGAGCTTCCTGCATCACAGCACTCATCGCCCTGCATTGTGATTGTTGGCTTGCTTTGATTCCCTCTCCCCATTCCCACCCCTGAGCTTCCTGAGGACAGGCCCTGCACTTACTCACCTCTGTACCCTCGGTGCCTGGCACGTAGTCGAtgttaagtatttgttgaatgacaaGGAAAGGAGCAGCCTTTCAGGGAGTAGATAGGGGTGGCTTTGGTTGAGAAGGTTGAGGGCTTCTTTTCTTCTACCCACTTTTCTCTCCCTATTAGTCTTTTTGAGAAAGGGGACAGAATGGGTGAGGCAGTTGCCACCCATGGACACTGACCAGGTTACTCAGGTTATTAGGAACCAAAAGAGCAGGCAAGCACAGCTTGGAACAGGAATGGCCAGAAATCAATACTTCCCCAGTGGAAGGAGGGGGAGCAAGGGGAGGAGCTAGGTGGGTGTGCCTGGGTCAGGGGTGAAAGCAGCTTTGAGTCTTGGGAACTGAGGGTTCCCTATGGGCTATAGGgactttgggggtggggtggggggcgggcttGCCTTTCCTGAGCTGCTTGGTTGGGACTGCAGAGGAGGGTGGCCCACAGTTGGGTGGAAACTGAAAAACAGACTTATGTGAGCCTCTAGACACTTTTTGGAGCTCAGGATCACCCTCTACCCCATTCCCTGAGACCCCAGATGCTACAGATTGCTGGATAGGGCAGGTAGGGAGGTTAGTGGTGGGAGGATATGATGTTTCCTAAAAGGGCGAAGCGGTACCTCCAACATTCCCAGGAGGGGATCTCAGCTGACCTGGTACCAGAACATCTTGACATCACCCACCTGGAGGCATCTTTGTGCCCACTAAGGCCAGCCCTGCAGGCTGGTCTTCACTCAGGCTTGGGGACCATTTTTGCAAAGTAGTTTATACTCCCTGAACTTCAGAAAGACAAGAAGCTACTCTGAGTAGCAGCCCCTGGGAGGACAGTCACCTCCTCCTGGTAACACCCCCTAGCCACCCAGACAATAGCTCTTTCTCTTCCTATCCTTCTGAGCCCAGCTTGGGAGCACTGTTTATGCTGGCTCATGCCACCCATTCTTGACTTTCGCTGCACCTATAGGCATGGGTAACTGTTCTAATACAAAGATGTTTCCTCAAAAAAGGCCTTGACAATTCTATCTTATTTGTGAGTTACTGACTGATAAAGGATTCCGAGTTCACCAAATAAAAACAGCTCAAATGGACAACTAGAATGTGTGTGCATTTTCTTATTGTCCTTAACTTGTCTCGAGGATGCTTTTGCAGTGGTTACCCAAGCACCTGATACCCATGCAGGATGCTCACACTGTGCCCTTTGTAGAACCTGTTATGCCAGAAGGGTCCAGCTCCTTTAGTGTGTTTTGGGGCCTCAGCCCAAAAAGCAAAGAGTTTTCACACTTGTCTGGCTGCAGTTCTTGCAGTTCAGCCAGTCCTTGTGGCTGGGAGTAGCCAAACCCCAGGAGCCCTAGCACCAGCATTAGTGTCAACTGTGGGCTGGGCTGCAGAGCCAGTGCCTGCATTGAATATAAGTCCAGAGGCTAGAACTCAAAGAACCTTTTGCCAAGCCCCGTCAGAGCAGGGGGAGCAGCAGGGAATTTCTGCTAGAAAACCACCAGATTGGTGTCATGTGGTATTGGGGTCATTTGCGATAAACTTATCACCTGAATCAAagaacaagagaggaaaaggagacaAGGATGACTTCCGTGTTCAGAGctaggggctggggaggtggaggtGCCGGTCCCaggaatgaggaagctgagacggG
Proteins encoded in this region:
- the SHROOM1 gene encoding protein Shroom1 isoform X2 codes for the protein MEALGPGGDCASPASSTRSLDLRRLSARVDSAYSSFSAASGGPEPRTPSPATHQLPYLDWDYVRVVWGGPAPNAGLRTSPQPRPAAAARSGPRPPEIRGTPGPLSRQTTPLLYALAAEAEAAARAAEPPSPPASRAAYRQRLQGAQRRVLRETSFQRKELRMSLPARLRPAAPARPSAAHPRSALLSHPGGQAEPARPGTPAPGTAGRGRLANQQRKWCFSEPGKLDRVGRGGGLVGECSGEARSSSGLARPERREWQQRTLAEFEGHQIRWLPATQPRSIEDPKPRSLRLSNAYRPAGRSRSASGEVLSPWGSPGGVMPIAQAVPQGAETPRPLFQTKFSSVHASDQQYGAGLGQRADQAIIPSEQPLHEHPETAGADDCWQGVNSSVSVSRPTCCSPPGTASLDPTGLLTTDPPTAAETDPLKPLPGDALRPPGNDTPGPSDHTALDWGTGQTGSRSTWPSPRLEELVQELARLDPSLSDTLTSYPSPEPSLGLLDGLIPLAEVWAAMTPACGEAGEEAAGTSESGSYLLNSTQRLPASQEETSLENLTTHTVPDEPCGPGLPEPNNSIQAKKVELADLLQKTLRELQAEQKQLQGAAQAWARRGAALEAAVGQACAPHELERFSRFMADLERVLGLLLLLGSRLDRVHRALARAGADGDPDEQASLLQRLGLLQRQQEDAKELKQHVARRERALREVLARALPADKLRAYRALLVGKAAVLAQQRSVDERVRLLQDQLDTVRTNLDRRPATPRPAWPPATRPPDKPPFPPPLI
- the SHROOM1 gene encoding protein Shroom1 isoform X1, which gives rise to MEALGPGGDCASPASSTRSLDLRRLSARVDSAYSSFSAASGGPEPRTPSPATHQLPYLDWDYVRVVWGGPAPNAGLRTSPQPRPAAAARSGPRPPEIRGTPGPLSRQTTPLLYALAAEAEAAARAAEPPSPPASRAAYRQRLQGAQRRVLRETSFQRKELRMSLPARLRPAAPARPSAAHPRSALLSHPGGQAEPARPGTPAPGTAGRGRLANQQRKWCFSEPGKLDRVGRGGGLVGECSGEARSSSGLARPERREWQQRTLAEFEGHQIRWLPATQPRSIEDPKPRSLRLSNAYRPAGRSRSASGEVLSPWGSPGGVMPIAQAVPQGAETPRPLFQTKFSRFLTQKEVAVVCSSEGPQSSPSDCEQRASENCIVSARLPSLPDDEVFLEEAPLVRMRLPADSHAPLGLPNSVHASDQQYGAGLGQRADQAIIPSEQPLHEHPETAGADDCWQGVNSSVSVSRPTCCSPPGTASLDPTGLLTTDPPTAAETDPLKPLPGDALRPPGNDTPGPSDHTALDWGTGQTGSRSTWPSPRLEELVQELARLDPSLSDTLTSYPSPEPSLGLLDGLIPLAEVWAAMTPACGEAGEEAAGTSESGSYLLNSTQRLPASQEETSLENLTTHTVPDEPCGPGLPEPNNSIQAKKVELADLLQKTLRELQAEQKQLQGAAQAWARRGAALEAAVGQACAPHELERFSRFMADLERVLGLLLLLGSRLDRVHRALARAGADGDPDEQASLLQRLGLLQRQQEDAKELKQHVARRERALREVLARALPADKLRAYRALLVGKAAVLAQQRSVDERVRLLQDQLDTVRTNLDRRPATPRPAWPPATRPPDKPPFPPPLI
- the SHROOM1 gene encoding protein Shroom1 isoform X4: MEALGPGGDCASPASSTRSLDLRRLSARVDSAYSSFSAASGGPEPRTPSPATHQLPYLDWDYVRVVWGGPAPNAGLRTSPQPRPAAAARSGPRPPEIRGTPGPLSRQTTPLLYALAAEAEAAARAAEPPSPPASRAAYRQRLQGAQRRVLRETSFQRKELRMSLPARLRPAAPARPSAAHPRSALLSHPGGQAEPARPGTPAPGTAGRGRLANQQRKWCFSEPGKLDRVGRGGGLVGECSGEARSSSGLARPERREWQQRTLAEFEGHQIRWLPATQPRSIEDPKPRSLRLSNAYRPAGRSRSASGEVLSPWGSPGGVMPIAQAVPQGAETPRPLFQTKFSRFLTQKEVAVVCSSEGPQSSPSDCEQRASENCIVSARLPSLPDDEVFLEEAPLVRMRLPADSHAPLGLPNSPEPSLGLLDGLIPLAEVWAAMTPACGEAGEEAAGTSESGSYLLNSTQRLPASQEETSLENLTTHTVPDEPCGPGLPEPNNSIQAKKVELADLLQKTLRELQAEQKQLQGAAQAWARRGAALEAAVGQACAPHELERFSRFMADLERVLGLLLLLGSRLDRVHRALARAGADGDPDEQASLLQRLGLLQRQQEDAKELKQHVARRERALREVLARALPADKLRAYRALLVGKAAVLAQQRSVDERVRLLQDQLDTVRTNLDRRPATPRPAWPPATRPPDKPPFPPPLI
- the SHROOM1 gene encoding protein Shroom1 isoform X3, with product MEALGPGGDCASPASSTRSLDLRRLSARVDSAYSSFSAASGGPEPRTPSPATHQLPYLDWDYVRVVWGGPAPNAGLRTSPQPRPAAAARSGPRPPEIRGTPGPLSRQTTPLLYALAAEAEAAARAAEPPSPPASRAAYRQRLQGAQRRVLRETSFQRKELRMSLPARLRPAAPARPSAAHPRSALLSHPGGQAEPARPGTPAPGTAGRGRLANQQRKWCFSEPGKLDRVGRGGGLVGECSGEARSSSGLARPERREWQQRTLAEFEGHQIRWLPATQPRSIEDPKPRSLRLSNAYRPAGRSRSASGEVLSPWGSPGGVMPIAQAVPQGAETPRPLFQTKFSRFLTQKEVAVVCSSEGPQSSPSDCEQRASENCIVSARLPSLPDDEVFLEEAPLVRMRLPADSHAPLGLPNSVHASDQQYGAGLGQRADQAIIPSEQPLHEHPETAGADDCWQGVNSSVSVSRPTCCSPPGTASLDPTGLLTTDPPTAAETDPLKPLPGDALRPPGNDTPGPSDHTALDWGTGQTGSRSTWPSPRLEELVQELARLDPSLSDTLTSYPSPEPSLGLLDGLIPLAEVWAAMTPACGEAGEEAAGTSESGSYLLNSTQRLPASQEETSLENLTTHTVPDEPCGPGLPEPNNSIQAKKVELADLLQKTLRELQAEQKQLQGAAQAWARRGAALEAAVGQACAPHELERFSRFMADLERVLGLLLLLGSRLDRVHRALARAGADGDPDEQVQVQRCGSSGKVTPAIEVQGKKLSGERQSLFIKPFKKVK